One Mesorhizobium loti genomic window carries:
- a CDS encoding pyridoxal-5'-phosphate-dependent protein subunit beta — MTTPPGIADIHAAAARLSGLIVETPLIESAELNKRFGGRILFKPETLQRTGSFKFRGAYNKLSSLSEEERGRGVVAFSSGNHAQGVAASAAMFGVKAVIAMPADAPAMKIGNVRKMGAEVVPFDRFRDDRMSVVRPYIDRGMVLVPPFDDPAIIAGQGTIGLELMRQARALGVSLDAVVIPCGGGGLSSGISVAVKDASPGTAVWAVEPEHFDDTRRSLAAGARVSNEPGYSSICDAILTAEPGAITFEINRKNLTGAIAVSDKATGQAMRDAMAYLKLVVEPGGCVAFAALSSSEIELSGKSVAVVLSGGNVDFGTYAEIMAAA; from the coding sequence ATGACCACCCCTCCCGGCATCGCCGACATCCACGCCGCTGCGGCCCGGCTCTCCGGCCTGATCGTCGAAACCCCGTTGATCGAATCGGCTGAGCTGAACAAGCGCTTTGGCGGGCGTATCCTGTTCAAGCCGGAGACGCTGCAGCGCACCGGCTCGTTCAAGTTCCGCGGCGCCTACAACAAGCTGTCGTCGTTGAGCGAGGAAGAGCGCGGCCGAGGTGTCGTTGCCTTCTCCTCAGGCAATCATGCGCAAGGCGTCGCCGCTTCCGCCGCCATGTTCGGCGTCAAGGCGGTCATCGCCATGCCGGCGGATGCGCCGGCGATGAAGATCGGCAATGTCCGCAAGATGGGTGCCGAGGTGGTGCCGTTCGACCGTTTTCGCGATGACCGCATGAGCGTGGTTCGCCCCTATATCGACAGAGGCATGGTGCTGGTGCCGCCCTTCGACGATCCGGCCATCATTGCCGGGCAAGGCACGATCGGCCTTGAGCTGATGCGACAGGCCAGGGCGCTCGGGGTCAGCCTCGATGCCGTCGTCATACCCTGCGGTGGCGGCGGCCTGTCGAGCGGCATTTCGGTCGCGGTCAAGGATGCCTCGCCCGGCACAGCGGTGTGGGCGGTCGAGCCCGAGCATTTCGACGACACCCGCCGCTCGCTCGCCGCCGGGGCCCGCGTTTCCAACGAACCGGGCTACAGCTCCATCTGCGACGCGATCCTGACCGCTGAGCCGGGCGCCATCACCTTCGAGATCAACCGAAAAAACCTCACTGGTGCCATCGCCGTATCCGACAAAGCGACGGGTCAAGCGATGCGCGATGCCATGGCCTATCTGAAGCTGGTGGTCGAGCCCGGTGGTTGCGTCGCATTCGCGGCGCTGTCTTCGAGCGAGATCGAACTGTCCGGCAAAAGCGTTGCCGTGGTGCTGTCCGGCGGCAATGTCGATTTCGGCACCTATGCCGAGATCATGGCGGCCGCCTGA
- a CDS encoding atp-binding protein: MNAIDVHGLVKRFGDKTVVDHVTMSVAEGEIVGFLGPNGSGKTTTIRIMCGLLTPDEGEGTVLGFNIRTESLRIKREVGYMTQKFSFYEDLTIGENLEFVARLYRLKPVEEYVSRTLEELGLTSRRNQLAGTLSGGWKQRLALAACIMHKPKLLLLDEPTAGVDPKARREFWDEIHRLASGGLTVLVSTHYMDEAERCHRISYISYGRMLATGTVAEVVKNAGLTTFVVQGPRLAKVAEELQALPGVDQVAPFGATLHVVGSDRKKLEAALADVEKEHKGVTVAPGETSLEDVFIQFMSGSKDNMA; the protein is encoded by the coding sequence CATGGCCTGGTCAAGCGGTTCGGCGACAAGACCGTCGTCGACCATGTGACGATGTCGGTCGCCGAAGGCGAGATTGTCGGCTTCCTCGGCCCCAACGGTTCGGGCAAGACGACCACCATCCGCATCATGTGCGGCCTGCTGACGCCGGACGAGGGCGAAGGCACGGTGCTGGGTTTCAACATCCGCACGGAGTCGCTCAGGATCAAACGCGAAGTCGGCTACATGACGCAGAAATTCTCGTTCTACGAGGATCTGACCATCGGCGAGAACCTCGAATTCGTGGCGCGGCTCTACCGGCTGAAACCGGTCGAGGAATATGTGTCGAGGACACTGGAGGAACTCGGCCTTACGTCGCGCCGCAACCAGCTGGCCGGCACGCTGTCCGGCGGCTGGAAGCAGCGGCTGGCGCTCGCCGCCTGCATCATGCACAAGCCGAAGCTGCTTCTGCTCGACGAACCGACGGCCGGCGTCGACCCGAAGGCGCGCCGCGAATTCTGGGACGAGATCCATCGCCTCGCCAGCGGCGGGCTCACCGTTTTGGTCTCCACCCACTACATGGACGAAGCCGAACGCTGCCACCGCATCAGCTACATCTCCTACGGCAGGATGCTGGCCACCGGCACCGTCGCCGAAGTGGTGAAGAACGCCGGCCTGACCACCTTCGTGGTGCAGGGGCCACGGCTGGCCAAGGTGGCCGAGGAGCTGCAGGCCCTCCCAGGCGTCGACCAGGTGGCGCCGTTCGGCGCGACGCTGCACGTCGTCGGCTCCGACAGGAAGAAGCTCGAAGCAGCCCTTGCCGATGTCGAGAAGGAGCACAAGGGCGTGACGGTGGCGCCGGGCGAAACCAGCCTCGAGGACGTCTTCATCCAGTTCATGTCGGGGTCGAAGGACAATATGGCATGA
- a CDS encoding ABC transporter permease: MNGVFSFARLGALLIKEFIQMRRDRITFAMMLGVPLLQLVLFGFAINNDPKGLPTALVAMSNDQYTRAMVTALQVTDYYHFDHVTESAEEAEFLMARGDVSFVVTIPADFAKRVERGDNPQILIEADATDPSAASGAISTLSTVASQALLRAQGMQAAAAENARQQLQVVVHHRYNPEGISQYNIVPGLLGVILQMTMVMMTAMALTRETERGTMENLLAMPSSPAEIMLGKVLPFLVVGAVQVAVVLVAAKLLFDIPFVGSLTLLLSSVLVFVLSLVLLGYTISTMARSQMQAMQLTFFFFLPSLLLSGFMFPYRGMPGWAQALGEIFPLTHFLRITRAVMLKGADFHAIAAEIGWLVVFVLVFAGTALLRFRRTLD; this comes from the coding sequence ATGAATGGCGTCTTCTCCTTCGCCCGGCTCGGCGCGCTGCTGATCAAGGAATTCATCCAGATGCGGCGCGACCGCATCACCTTCGCCATGATGCTGGGCGTGCCGCTGCTGCAGCTGGTCCTGTTCGGCTTTGCCATCAACAACGATCCGAAAGGCTTGCCGACGGCGCTGGTGGCGATGAGCAACGACCAGTATACGCGCGCCATGGTCACGGCGCTGCAGGTGACGGATTACTATCACTTCGACCATGTCACCGAGAGCGCCGAAGAGGCGGAGTTCCTGATGGCGCGTGGCGACGTTTCCTTCGTCGTCACCATCCCGGCCGACTTCGCCAAACGTGTCGAGCGCGGCGACAATCCGCAGATCCTGATCGAGGCCGACGCGACCGATCCTTCGGCTGCGAGCGGCGCCATTTCGACACTGAGCACCGTGGCGAGCCAGGCGCTGCTGCGCGCCCAGGGCATGCAGGCGGCCGCCGCCGAGAATGCCAGGCAGCAGCTGCAGGTGGTGGTGCACCACCGCTACAATCCCGAAGGCATTTCGCAGTACAACATCGTGCCCGGCCTGCTCGGCGTCATCCTGCAGATGACCATGGTGATGATGACGGCCATGGCGCTGACCCGCGAAACCGAGCGCGGCACGATGGAGAACCTGCTCGCCATGCCGTCCAGCCCGGCCGAGATCATGCTGGGCAAGGTGCTGCCCTTCCTTGTCGTCGGCGCGGTGCAGGTTGCGGTGGTGCTGGTGGCGGCGAAGCTTTTGTTCGACATCCCGTTCGTCGGCAGCCTGACGCTGCTGCTGTCGTCGGTGCTCGTCTTCGTGCTGTCGCTGGTGCTGCTTGGCTACACCATCTCGACCATGGCCCGCTCGCAGATGCAGGCGATGCAGCTCACCTTCTTTTTCTTCCTGCCGTCGCTGCTCTTGTCGGGCTTCATGTTCCCCTATCGCGGCATGCCGGGTTGGGCCCAGGCGCTGGGCGAAATCTTCCCGCTGACGCATTTCCTGCGCATCACCCGCGCGGTCATGCTGAAGGGCGCCGACTTCCATGCCATCGCCGCCGAGATCGGCTGGCTGGTCGTGTTCGTGCTGGTGTTCGCGGGCACCGCGCTGCTGCGGTTCAGGCGCACGCTGGATTAG